In Saccharothrix syringae, the following are encoded in one genomic region:
- a CDS encoding VOC family protein yields MISKVGSVAVPVSDQDEAERFFVDVLGFEKRTDVVIGTRRFLEVAPPGADTVIAPYTWVEHHDDRVGGFSRVVLECADVVAVQRELVARGVRFEVVPEEAGYAQFLDPFGNVFVLAPTPG; encoded by the coding sequence ATGATCAGCAAGGTCGGTTCGGTCGCGGTCCCGGTGTCCGACCAGGACGAGGCGGAGCGCTTCTTCGTCGACGTCCTGGGGTTCGAGAAGCGCACCGACGTCGTCATCGGCACGCGCCGGTTCCTCGAAGTGGCACCGCCCGGCGCGGACACGGTGATCGCCCCGTACACCTGGGTGGAGCACCACGACGACCGCGTGGGCGGGTTCAGCCGGGTGGTGCTGGAGTGCGCGGACGTCGTTGCGGTGCAACGGGAACTGGTCGCGCGCGGGGTGCGGTTCGAGGTGGTGCCCGAGGAGGCGGGGTACGCGCAGTTCCTCGACCCGTTCGGCAACGTGTTCGTGCTCGCGCCCACCCCGGGGTAG
- a CDS encoding SDR family NAD(P)-dependent oxidoreductase, with product MRELTDRVAVVTGAGSGIGRALAEAFAAEGARVVIADVDETGLGATAELVRALGAEVLAVPTDVRDADAVDRLAARALAAFGGVHVLCNNAGVSRMGNSWEMSVEDWRWVLDVNLWGVVHGLRSFVPHLVAQPEAHVVNTSSMGGLMPAPFIAPYTASKHAVVGLSRSLRLELAGTAPHVGVTLLCPGAVATAMDPNTPRPGGGPEDLPPGAAALAEHVRADKDQGATPGAVAAATLDAVRENRFYVLPNAGDFLDVLRADFEAVLAAPTD from the coding sequence ATGCGCGAGTTGACCGACCGGGTGGCGGTCGTGACCGGCGCGGGCAGCGGGATCGGCCGCGCGCTCGCCGAGGCGTTCGCGGCCGAGGGCGCCCGAGTGGTGATCGCCGACGTCGACGAGACCGGGTTGGGCGCCACCGCGGAACTCGTGCGCGCGCTGGGGGCCGAGGTGCTGGCCGTGCCGACCGACGTGCGCGACGCCGACGCCGTCGACCGGCTGGCCGCGCGGGCGCTGGCCGCGTTCGGCGGCGTGCACGTGCTGTGCAACAACGCGGGTGTGTCCAGGATGGGCAACTCGTGGGAGATGTCCGTCGAGGACTGGCGCTGGGTGCTGGACGTGAACCTGTGGGGCGTGGTGCACGGGCTGCGCAGCTTCGTGCCGCACCTCGTCGCCCAGCCCGAGGCGCACGTGGTGAACACCTCCTCCATGGGCGGGCTGATGCCCGCGCCGTTCATCGCGCCCTACACCGCGTCCAAGCACGCCGTGGTCGGCCTGTCCAGGTCGCTGCGCCTGGAGCTGGCCGGCACCGCACCGCACGTCGGGGTCACGCTGCTGTGCCCCGGCGCGGTGGCGACCGCGATGGACCCGAACACCCCCCGGCCGGGCGGCGGGCCCGAGGACCTGCCGCCCGGTGCCGCGGCGCTGGCCGAGCACGTCCGCGCCGACAAGGACCAGGGCGCCACGCCCGGCGCGGTGGCCGCGGCGACCCTCGACGCCGTGCGGGAGAACCGGTTCTACGTCCTGCCCAACGCGGGTGACTTCCTGGACGTGCTGCGCGCCGACTTCGAGGCGGTGCTCGCCGCGCCGACCGACTAG